DNA from Paraburkholderia sp. ZP32-5:
ATCTTGCATCTGCTGCGCGAGGACAGCATCGAGCGGGCAGTGCAAGCCTTTCCGGACGCGGAAGAGATTTACGAGCACAACCAACTGACGTTGCGGCGCATCGGCCTCGCCGGCTGGAACGAGTTGATGAAGCGGTGAAATGTGTGACCGTGGCGGCGCTCAGGCTTGCCGCCACGGTTGTCCGGAATGGCACCGCACCGCACGGCAACGCTTGATCACGAGCCGCGAAGTAGCCGGCGGGGAAAGCACCGAATACCCGAAAAAGAACCCGAAGAACCGTGTCTCAAGCCGGCGCAAAGAAACGTTCTTTCAACGTATCGAGCCCCAGCGTATCAAGCACTTCGCCGAGCCGCTCGGTCGGCCGGCGCCGCGGCAGATCCTTGTACTGCGCGATGATCAGCTCGTTTTTCATCGAGTGTTCCCAGCCGACCAACTCGGTCACATTGACCTGATACCCATGCGCTTCGAGCTGCAGACAGCGCAACACGTTGGTGATCTGGCTGCCGAATTCGCGCGTATGCAGCGGATGCCGCCAGATTTCCGTCAGCGCATTCTTCAGCGCCTTACCCTTGTTCTGCCGCAACACGCCCGCGACCTCGGCCTGGCAGCACGGCACGACGACGATGTACTTCGCATGCTTTTCGAGCGCGAAGCGGATCGCGTCGTCGGTGGCGGTGTTGCACGCGTGCAGCGCGGTGACGATGTCGATCTGCTCAGGCAAGCGCGTCGACGAGATCGACTCCGCGACCGACAGATTCAGAAACGACATCCCCTTGAAACCGAGCCGCGCGGCCAGCTCTTCGGACTTCGTCACCAGTTCTTCGCGCGTTTCAATGCCGTAAATGTGCGAAGCCCCACTAGCGGCGTCCTGAAACTCCTTGAAAAACAGGTCGTACAGGATAAAACCGAGGTATGACTTGCCGGCGCCGTGATCGACGAGCGTAAGCGACCCCTGTGCGTCCTTCAGGTCCTTGAGCAGCGGTTCGATGAACTGGAACAGGTGATAGACCTGCTTCAGCTTGCGGCGGCTGTCCTGGTTCATCTTGCCGTCGCGAGTGAGGATATGGAGCTCCTTCAGCAGCTCGACGGACTGGCTGGGACGGATTTCGTGGGTTTTGCCGGACATCGTGTGAACCGCCATCGATTGCAACGCGAACGTGCGACAGATGACGGAAAAAGAGAAAAGTTGCTGCCAGTTTACCCAAAGTGCGGCACTCCCAGCGAGCTGGCCGCTCAGATCAAGCGAGACAATCGGTCGACCTGGAACGCGTCCTGCTCGACAATGCAGCGCACAAAAACGCTTCAGGCCTGACCAAAAACCGCTTGCACACCCGCTGGGCCCGCGGGTGCAAGCCGTGTCGCCTGGAAAAGGACGCTGTCCAGCCATCGGGCGGACAAGCGAGCCGGATGCATGTGGGGAGGGCGGTCCCGGAACAGGGGTCGAACATTACTGACCAGCAGCGCGCCGGCTTCGCAGCGGCACGCGGGCTTGGATGATAGAAGAGGCGGCAATGGATACGGTACCTAACGGAAACGTCGAACAGAAATTTCAGGAAATGCTGGCGAAGCTCATCGCGACGCCGGCATGGACGGAGAAGCAGCAGCTCGAACTGGAGATGGCGCGAGACATCTCGACGGAGATGCTGCGGCTCGCCGAAGTAATGCGCGACGGCAGCGTCGACCTCGAAACCTGCCTGACGATGCTCAAATACGCGAAGGTGCTCGACTTCATCATGACGACGCTCGCGTCGCGACGCGATATCAAGCCGCAAACGCTGCGGGTCATCTTCAAGCTCGCCGGGCTGAAAGTCGACGAAGCCTATCCGGGCTAGTATCGCCAGGCCGTGCCATCACCTCGTTGCGATCCGCGAGCGGCGTTGCGCCGCTCGCCACGCAAAGCCTCGCTTCCCTCCCTTCGCCACGACGGCCTCTCACGCGCGCGGCGCCTCCGCCGGCGGTGTGCCTTCGTGAAATAGCGTCTTCAGTTGCGCGCGCAGTTCCGGCGAATCCGTGTGCTTGTGAACACTGACCGCGTGCTGGACGGCGGCTTCGAGCAACTCGTCGGTGCTGTCGGCGGACAGCGCGACAGTGCAGTTCATTTCGCTTGGAAACTCGCGACAGTCGATGTACTTGCGGCTCATGACAACCTCCTTGATCGGGACGATCGGCCTGTCCATCGATTCGACACGCACGCGGCACGCGGGCTGCCGTGGCACGGCGGCGATGCGTGGTCACGCATGCGTCGGGCGGGCAACGAGGGTGGTTTGAATGCGGGGAGTGACGCGAACGGCGTCCGACGGAAGGTGTTTGAAAAGTATAGGTCGCGTGGGTGGGGAGCGAAGCGGCTCGCGCGAGTGTGAGGACAACTGGGGGGACTGAATCCTGTCTTTTTCGGCCTGGGGCCCTGGGGCCCTGGGGGCTTGGGGCTTGGGGCTTGGGGCTTGGGGCTTGGGGCTTGGGGCTCGGGGCTCGGGGCTCGGGGCTCGGGGCTCGGGGCTCGGAGCTCGGGGCTCGGGGCGGCCTGGCCGCTCAGTCTCGGTCTGGTCTCAGCGTTGGCGTAGGCGTGCGTATTGCTCTTGGCGCCGGCCGGTGACCTACTGCACACAATCCGTATGCGGCCAGCTTGCCGCGCTATCGGCGAGACCCTCTCTCCGCATCCGCCGACCGTTTGCCCCGCCTTCGCCCGACGTTTGCCCCTCACCCCGCGCAATGTGACAATAACGCCC
Protein-coding regions in this window:
- a CDS encoding DUF1059 domain-containing protein; translation: MSRKYIDCREFPSEMNCTVALSADSTDELLEAAVQHAVSVHKHTDSPELRAQLKTLFHEGTPPAEAPRA
- a CDS encoding DNA-binding protein — its product is MDTVPNGNVEQKFQEMLAKLIATPAWTEKQQLELEMARDISTEMLRLAEVMRDGSVDLETCLTMLKYAKVLDFIMTTLASRRDIKPQTLRVIFKLAGLKVDEAYPG
- a CDS encoding class I SAM-dependent methyltransferase, yielding MSGKTHEIRPSQSVELLKELHILTRDGKMNQDSRRKLKQVYHLFQFIEPLLKDLKDAQGSLTLVDHGAGKSYLGFILYDLFFKEFQDAASGASHIYGIETREELVTKSEELAARLGFKGMSFLNLSVAESISSTRLPEQIDIVTALHACNTATDDAIRFALEKHAKYIVVVPCCQAEVAGVLRQNKGKALKNALTEIWRHPLHTREFGSQITNVLRCLQLEAHGYQVNVTELVGWEHSMKNELIIAQYKDLPRRRPTERLGEVLDTLGLDTLKERFFAPA